From Corynebacterium sp. BD556, the proteins below share one genomic window:
- a CDS encoding helix-turn-helix domain-containing protein: protein MRTRRRELNLTQENLADLAQVAEHAVRAIEAGKQTAQLD, encoded by the coding sequence GTGCGAACCCGACGCCGGGAGCTGAACTTGACCCAAGAAAATCTTGCGGATCTTGCACAGGTGGCAGAGCACGCAGTTCGAGCAATCGAGGCGGGCAAGCAGACTGCTCAGTTAGATTAA